One window from the genome of Candidatus Synechococcus calcipolaris G9 encodes:
- a CDS encoding dual OB domain-containing protein yields the protein MPSLKRIVCLANSWKLEERCIAGIDLDTGKWIRPVCDRLYPEDGRVPISVRIVEGQEPKLLDILQVPLAETGNDFGFECENRSILDGQWQYLGQAQPTDLLRYCSSSKHILHNSSKYVYPSYLKKLPFPQRRTLQLVEVVNFSVEKRTSSKGNIEWRGTIEASNGRCLAGAKITDPVFVEKLKTGYQPKDICFVTVSLGMPWGPPDWDGEYPCWKLIAGVIEISSKDV from the coding sequence ATGCCATCTTTGAAAAGGATAGTTTGCCTCGCCAACTCATGGAAGTTAGAAGAGCGTTGCATTGCTGGTATTGATCTTGATACGGGCAAATGGATTCGTCCCGTTTGTGATCGTTTGTATCCTGAAGATGGTCGGGTTCCAATATCTGTACGAATTGTCGAAGGGCAAGAGCCGAAGTTACTTGATATTTTGCAGGTTCCACTTGCTGAAACTGGAAATGATTTTGGCTTTGAATGTGAAAACCGTTCAATTTTAGACGGTCAATGGCAGTATTTAGGTCAAGCACAACCAACGGATTTGTTAAGGTACTGTAGCAGTTCTAAACATATACTACACAATTCATCAAAGTACGTTTATCCTTCCTATTTAAAAAAACTTCCATTTCCGCAACGTCGCACACTTCAACTGGTGGAAGTTGTAAATTTTTCTGTAGAAAAAAGAACCAGTTCAAAAGGAAATATTGAGTGGCGAGGTACGATCGAAGCTTCCAACGGTCGGTGTTTAGCAGGAGCAAAGATTACCGATCCAGTGTTCGTTGAGAAACTGAAAACAGGATACCAGCCTAAAGACATCTGTTTCGTCACGGTAAGCCTCGGTATGCCTTGGGGCCCTCCTGATTGGGATGGAGAATATCCGTGCTGGAAGTTAATCGCAGGTGTTATTGAAATTTCGAGCAAAGATGTCTAA